One window from the genome of Terriglobia bacterium encodes:
- a CDS encoding helix-turn-helix domain-containing protein codes for MSPELSGKLIHVEEVVALLMGDAYLPKRSAAKYLGMSPRKLEGLREIERYRVGGMLYFRRSILDKFMERHAETREATPAPVGGLRGLLQAAKKRALAEEKNT; via the coding sequence ATGAGCCCTGAACTATCCGGGAAACTGATTCATGTCGAGGAGGTGGTCGCGCTCCTGATGGGAGATGCCTACCTGCCGAAGCGCTCAGCGGCGAAGTACCTCGGCATGTCTCCCCGGAAGCTGGAGGGTCTCCGCGAAATCGAACGGTATCGCGTTGGCGGAATGCTGTACTTCCGGCGCTCTATCCTCGACAAGTTCATGGAGCGTCACGCTGAAACCAGGGAAGCAACACCGGCGCCGGTTGGCGGTCTTCGTGGGTTGCTCCAGGCGGCGAAAAAGCGGGCTTTGGCAGAGGAAAAGAATACCTAA